TGCCTTACAAAGCAAAGGACCAGAGAAGTAAGACATGCTGAAGATCACACAATTGCTACAGGCATAGCTGGAATTCAATTCTTTGAACTCACTGCAATCCACTGCTTACTAATCAGTATTTTTAAACTGCAAGTAATATTGGTGGTCTTAATATTAATTTGaaataagatgaaataaaatagaaaacagtgTGCTACAAGTAGTAAGGGTAAAGGGAGGTTTTAAGAAAttttgttttgggcccggcagcattgcctagcggctaaagtcctcgccttgaaagccccgggatcccatatgggcgccagttctaatcccagcagctccacttcccatccagctccctgcttgtggcctgggaaagcagtccaggatggcccaatgctttgggaccctgcacccatttgggagacccgggggaggttcctggttcccggcatcggatcgttacggctcacttggggagtgaatcgtcggaagatcttcctctctgtctctcctcctctgtgtatatctggctgtaataaaaagaataaatcttaaaaaaaaaaaaaaagaaagaaattttgttttgatAGTATCCATGTGTATGTGGGGATTTGTTTCTACAAGTGAACATAATTGTAATAATATATGTAATTATCCCAAGAGAACACACATATGTATCTATTTTAAAAGGACTGTGTATCCATTTACGTATAGTCTGCTTAGAATGATGCCAGCGTAACAATAACTCAACAAGACAAGTACCAGAAAAGGGTCGGCACCTACAGAGGAAGCTATTCACTCAAGCATCTGAAGTTGTAACGTTAAGAGAATTCCTGATTGTAGATTTAAATAACCAGTGATAAAGATTACCTTCCAGGAGATGTGGAGGTCGGGCTTGAATTTCCAACAGGATGCGGGGGATAAGACACACTGACATCTTGTGAAGCATGACTACTTCCTAAAATGAAATGATTTGACAAACTCTTCTTGGGAGGACATTTAATTTGACCTTTTTGTCTTCCCCACCCCAAATCACTTCACAACAGTAAACTGTCTGAACAAGTAATATCCCAAATGGTTATGAACTGCTTTACAGCCTCATCACACTGCAAACGCTAAGTGTATAATACATATGCACAACTTAGTGATCCACACAAGGTACTGGCCAATGCAGAACTAACCAATCCAACCATAATATTCTGATCCCTATAGTGCCTTTTATACTGGATACGAGGCAAATTTCACCCCCCATGATCCAGAACCAACATTTGGAAGAGTACATTTCAAAGCAACCAGAAAAaagtattttcagaaaataagccTGACTCTTTCTCAAACTCAAGTCTCTTTAGCAACCTAGTCTGTGCTTTTCCACTAATCCAAAGTGAAATCGTAACCTGAATATCACCGAATAGTTACCTGATCTAAATTGGATTTTGATGGGCCTCCCAAAAAGCTTGATCCCATTTAGTAGATTCATCGCATAAGGAACAGACACCTCATGTTTGAAATTTACAAATGCAAACTGTTTGGGTTTGCCATCTTTATCTGTTGGGATTTTCACCTTTATTACTGGCCCAGCctacaaacaaaaaaggaatttaaatttAAACAAGGCAGTTTCAGAAAAACGCtcaaatctttacaaataaaagaGCTTGCAAAGTCAAAAAGCCACAGAAATGCCATTAAGAACTTTAGAAAATACACTCATGCGGATGTCCATTTGGATTAGTGTAAAAATCCTAAATATGACTGAGAATTCGATCCACTTATCTGAGggactagaaaagcagcaggtTAATTTGGTCTCCCCAGCACTAATCCGATTTTTAGAAAAGCTGACCAAGCAACCATCACTTTCTGACCACGGAAACGTTTTACCAAGGAGTTAAATCCAAATGGTGCCGGTTGGGAGGGTTGGTGGGGAGGGAGCAGGCCAGGTAGGAACGGGATGCTTGGGAATTGTTACAATGCATTTTTATGCACTAACGCCACAGTGTATCCGTGTCTGCTTTCAATGCTGCAGTAATTACAAGCAACCCGCAGGGaaaaagagatacaaagaaagcGGAAAATACAACTTCCCGAGCAGATGCGAGGATCCCTCAGGACCCCGACTCTGCTCCGGCTCCCGCGGGCCTTAGGTCACCCAGGTCCGGCCGCTTACCTGGTGGAACAGCTCGAACAGCAGCTCCTCCGTCACTTTGGTCTCAAGGTTGCCCACAAACAGAGTGCGATCCGCTTCGGCCGCGGCCGCCCCCATGTCGGCGTCGCCGCCTCCCCGCCCAGGCCAGAAAAGTGGCGACCGACGCCCGCACTGCGCAATCGCGGAAGCCCTCCGTGACGTTGACCCTGCGTCAGCGACGCGCGTGCGTGCGGCGGATACGCAGTCGCGCCCGGAGCCGACTCGGTTGCCGCCTCTGGTCATGGCGGGCGTGGTGGTTTGTGTCTGCGTCCCTGACGGACTAGACTGATCTGTGGGGTCGCGGCGCTCCCGCCCTGACCCGGGGACGGAACGGCGACACCACGAGCAGTGTTGGAAGATGGCCctgaactctgtgtgctggtccGCCGGCGACCAGGGGCACGGGGTGGCCCACCGGGATTACCGCAGCCGCCTCAGCCCGACGGCCTCCGCCTTCGCTATGGTGTCTGGGGACGGCTTCCTCGTTGGCGGGCCTGAGGAGGTTCGTCCGAGACCTCGGCCGGCCGTGCGACCGAACGCCCGCGAGAGCCGCCGAGCGGACCGAGCCGCCCCCTACCCGGCCCCCGGGCTGAAGCGGGATCTGCTGAGGAGCGTGCTGCAGCAGCGACTGGTGGCCCTGGGAACGGTCGTGGCAGCCCGGATTGCAGCCTAACACCCGTTAGCTCCGAACAAGGCTCTCCAAACCCTTCCTCCGTGTGCCCGCGGTCTGTTTCACACAAACTTGTTTGCAGTTTAGTCTATGCGAAAGTAAGTAACAGAAACGCTGTTACTGTAGAGCGGCAACAAAGGAAATTGTCGATGGGTTCAGATGTGACCTGAAGGATGAGAGGAGTTAGAAGGGatcttgtttcttttgtttagtATTCACGAGGCTGATCAAAAGACAGCTATGTtcatgttaccagaaatgcccggtgggttcctcagcttagtatagaaataaaaagccgggaatctgttgcaaacagagaagtttatttgtgtagggaccaggtgagcagggaagggagagcaaggggaaagcacctccgaagagccggagggaaagagagagaccaaatttttgaggaagggtcttgggattttaagccttccttgacccctccttgttgggcggggaacctacaggtaagatgtttcccattggtggtctcttaattaattagaaaacgggtgggcaatgctggtgctgcccatctgaaggtgtggccaagacctcagaagacctggatgggcTCATTCACACCTTTCCAAGAAGCATTCCAAAGTTCTCCCGTTTCCCCCAGTCTTCCTTCCCTAGCTGATTCTGAATGTCAGACTGAGGTAAAGGAAGCTTAGTTAAAAGTGAAAGGATGCTGGTCCCTGCCCTCTGAAGGCCAGACCTGGAGCTACAGCTGAGAGAGAGCCAGGACCTAGACCTGCCGGTGCCCTTCCCCTCGCTGGATGGCGCCCCGGATGGCGCCCGACCAGTcccttgttttgtatttttctggaGCCACTGATCCACACCTCAAGTTGCTAACTTTGTAATTGGTTTCTGATGTGCCTCCCTAACCTGTGGTCATGACATGTCTCCTCTGGCCTCAAGGGGATGCCCATCCTCCTATCCCCATCCAAACTGGGGACCCTCACACAACTGGGCACCCCGCCCCCTCTCTCCCAGGAGCCCCCAGTACATCCTgacctgggcaggggctgggggataTGCTCCTGACCATCTACCCCCACAGCCCACTAAACCATCtgacaaaattaatgaataaaagtgGTAACGACTTggaaaaaagggggagggggcagcacggtggcctagcagctcaagtccctcaccttgaacgcaccaggatcccatatgggcgctggttcgtgttccagaggccccacttcccatccaactccctgcttgtggcctgggaaagcagttaaggacagcccaaagccttgggaccctgcacccgtgtgggagacctggaggggggttcctggatcctgggtttggaGCAGCGAAgcttacggtcacttggggagtgaatcatcagagggaagatcttcctctctgtctctcctcctctctgtatatctgactttgcaataaaaataaatcttttttttttaaaagtgaagggatacctaaaaatggaaaatgtcacCTAAAAGCAATATATTGGCTGCCAGAAGTGTAGGATAGAGGTGGAATCCTGCCAAGAATTTTGTCAAAGTGTTTACAATGTGATATAGGACTAGATGACTTCATCAGTGCCTTCTCATTTATGAGTATTTTGGTTGGGGCTGGTGTAGTGGAGTATCAGGCAAATTCTTCAGGTGTGGTGCTGGCATATCATTTGTGCACCAGTcactctcccagctgctccacttgtaatccagcttcctgctaatgtgccggggaaagcagcagaggatggcccaagtccttgagttcctgcacccaggtggggtACATGTAAGAACCTCTTGTCTGCCCGCTTCAGGCTGCTCCAgctctgttgtagccatttggaaattaaatcagtggatgaaagacctgtctctcctctcagtaaatctacttctgaaataaaaataaatctttttttttaaagtcaacttTATTTAAAGTGGGAAAGGAGAGGGTAAAGGAAATGACATACAGTAAATAGGGTGACTGTTTTAACAAACCAGGACACTTGAGACAGGCAAAAGGCATAAAAGGGCTGTCTGCAGTAGACCAGTTGGCTCTCATAAACATTACCTACAAGGTAACTGTGGCCTTTGGATTGCCTTTATATCATATTCCTCTTCAGGAAAGGAAACCAAGACTTATACATGAAGAAACCAAAGTCTCCTACAGGAAGAAGGGCCGAGTAAGAATAAATTTGTGCGTGTTCTTTCATGGAGTTGTCAGGAATGCAGCTTTGCCTGAGTAACAGTGGatgtaccagaaaaaaaaaggggggggggacatTTGTGgagagttttgctttgttttgtttggcagAAGGAAGATACTGTTCACATAAGTGCTCCATTATTTTGAGTCTGAATCAATGGATTTCTAATTCCTCCTTGTTCTTTATCTCTGCAGTAGCATCCGATTTACAGAGTGTCTCTCAGTCTCATTGTAGAAACAGAAACTGACATACATTCTTTCAATAAAATTTGTCAAAACAGTTCATTTGAGTTTTCCTCAGAGAAGACTATAGTATGAAAATTGAGGcactagtgattttttttaaaagatttatttgtaagacaattacagagacaaagagaaagagcttccccAATGATCACCTTAGCCTGCCAGACGGAAGTCAGGACCTGGGAGATTCTTGCGGTCTCCTTGTAGACGAGGCCCAAGCAGGTGGGCCCCgtcgctgctttctcaggcacactgtGGCCCTGGACTCCAAAGGAGTATCtggaacttgaattggcactTGTGGGGTACTGACATGGTTTGCTGGCATTTCAAGCTGCACCACAGTGTTGGTtccctaaatttttatttaaactcACTGAATAAGCATAGTATGTTGTCATTCATAAGTAGATAAATTCCAAGAGTCcagaaaatgttttttgaaaaggTATTGTGACTTCTGTTTTTGTTGCACCTACTTGGTTGTGTTGCTATGAGCAGCTGGCTAGCAGGTGTTGAAATAAGAATTCTAGGGTCcagtgcagtgacctagtggctaaagtcctcaccttgaatgcaccaggatcccatatgggcaccgattctaatcctggtggccccacttgccattgagctccttgcctgtggcctgggaaagcagtcaaagacggcccgaagccttgggaccctgcaccggtgttggagacctggatgaagttctaggctcctggcttcggattggtgcagctttggctgttgtggtcacttggggagtgaatcatcggatattACTTCCTCTACTCATCAGCACTGAAACTCCCACTAAAAATGTCTgagatatagaaaaaaataccAAGAAGACTGCTTCCCTGAGTTGGATTTTATATTCTGTAACTCTAGCATtgataaatgagaaaatagaaaGGATGGGAGGGAAACAGCACTGGTTgccagtccctgctgttccacttccagctgagttcactgctaatgtgcctgggaaggaggtGGAAGATGGTTTgaaggcttgggcccctgtcacccccaCTTGGAAGATcctgatggaatttctggctcctgacttaaggtttgtccagccccaactgttgtggccatttgaggagtaaaccagtgggcgGGAGACCATTCCCACTCTGTCTTTAGCTCTGCCTCTCAGAGAGAagaatctttgaaaagaagaagaaaaaccttATAGAAGAGAAAAGTAAGTAATGGTCAGAAAGCTAAATTGTCCATCCTCCAGCCTGGTCAGTAAGCTTGACATGTGGTATTATGTTCTACCGGCTTCTTAAGGATATACAACATGTAGTAATATGTCAAAGATTCTGATAATCCCTTCAGGAAAGGAAGCATTTCATTTTAACCAGTGTCCCAAGTTTATTTTCCATTAATTGTTTGTATGCTGTCCATCTCCCTAAGGAAACTTTTCCTACAGTGAAGAAATTAGAAGTATTGCATTACTTTCAGCAGGACACAGTATTTTGTGCAATACACAAAATGGATTTTTGTATGATGTGACAGATTTTAATAAGTTTCCAGAATGCTATTAATTAGGCGTATTTGTGGTTTCCTCACTCCTGGTTCAACAAGGTTCAACTCATACAGTGACCTCTACCTATCAATATTGTGAggtagaagaaaggagaaaggcaaGCATT
The sequence above is a segment of the Ochotona princeps isolate mOchPri1 chromosome 4, mOchPri1.hap1, whole genome shotgun sequence genome. Coding sequences within it:
- the C4H11orf71 gene encoding uncharacterized protein C11orf71 homolog, translated to MALNSVCWSAGDQGHGVAHRDYRSRLSPTASAFAMVSGDGFLVGGPEEVRPRPRPAVRPNARESRRADRAAPYPAPGLKRDLLRSVLQQRLVALGTVVAARIAA
- the RBM7 gene encoding RNA-binding protein 7 isoform X3 yields the protein MGAAAAEADRTLFVGNLETKVTEELLFELFHQAGPVIKVKIPTDKDGKPKQFAFVNFKHEVSVPYAMNLLNGIKLFGRPIKIQFRSGSSHASQDVSVSYPPHPVGNSSPTSTSPGRYERILDNVNASTQIIQRSFSSPENYQRQAVVDEQCFETDAIWWEVWFSTCGSVRIFTITSVP